Genomic segment of Macellibacteroides fermentans:
CAAAGCACGCCGTAGCGGTCGATTACCTCGGCATATTGTTTGGCAAAAAAGGTTTCTGTAAGAGGACATTCTATCTTCTGTGCACCCTGTGTGAGTTTGGCATACACCTCTTCGGTCTGGGCGGTGGAGTCGCATGCCAGCGTAAGCATATGTCCCCGGTTACCGAAGTTGCGCTTATCGTGCGGCAACGAGTCGGCCATGGCCATCGATCCTCCGGGGAAAGCGATGCAACAATGCAGAATCATTTGTTTGCACTCTTCAGGCACCGGCATTTCAGGTGTGGGAGGCATAGACTCGTAGCGGTAAAGGTTATCGATTTTTCCTCCCAGCACATCGGCATAGAAGTTGGCAGCCTCTTCGGCCTGACCATTGAAAACGAGGTAAGACGTTAGTTTCATAATGTTTGATATTTATTAATTCATTGGCAAAAATACATGGTATGAATGACAACAGTATGTCAGCAACTTTTTTTAATTTGAAGAAATTTTTCTGACAAAGAAAACTCCATCCTCTCTTGGGCATTGGACATAGACTTTCGTCGTTTCTCTTCTTGTGCATCGTATGAAAACTCCATTTTCTCTTGGGCATTGGACCCCCAAAGGTCGTTCACCACTTTTTGTGGCGATAGGATGTAGTCCGACTCCAGCAGACTGTCTAAATATTTTAGTTTAAAATTACTCATAACGTTGATATTTAAGTGTTTAACAAATTTCACTCTTTTAGTCCCTGAATTGCCACAAGCCGATTCACATACCTTTTCTCTGGATTGATGCGGGTTTTGAGGGGGTCACTCACAAGCCGAATCACAAGCCCTATATTAATATATAAAGAATATTTCTGTAAAAGGCTACGCTTTAAAACCCTAAATCCGTTGCCGCTGCAACTCAGGAACCACCGACAAAGAACAGTTAAAAGATTGGATAATAAAAAATGGAAGATTCTCATATTTTTAAAAGTTAAATCCCTTTACTGATGCGGCTTTTGGAGAAAAACGATATAAGATTGCTTTTTCCATTCTCAGCTCTTTTCAGCCAGTTTCTTTGTATGCTATACTAATCATAATTTCGATATTTCGAATCAGGTTTATCTCTTTGTTTTTCTTGAATTTATGTAGGCAGTTGTAGATGTGAGCATCTTTTGCGTTGAGAACAAAATTGGTTTGCAAGAAGCTTACCATCCTGTTTATGGAGCAGTCTCCAAACACTCCGTCGCCCAGCAGCTGAGATACGCAATAGTAGAGTAACATCCTCTTGTTACGTTGAATATGGATCGGCTTATTGTCTGCTTCCGTGCAAACATAGCTGCTTATCTCTTTACCGAACTCAGCCAAAAAGCCGGTAGAAAGCTGCTTCCAGTGCCTGGAGGTGTGCTCAGTGTTTTCGAATGCCCAGGAGATAATCCGCAGGATGATTGTCTTTTTTAAACGTATGTCAGTAAGGTCATTTATACGCTCTTTGAGGTGCTTCAAAGTAGGCTGATTCTGATTACATATTTTGTAGATCAAAACGAAGCCGTAATCGTCTTTATTTAATATAAATTCACACATAGCCAGAGATTAAAGGTGTATTTTAAGTATTATTGTCATATTGAAATTTATTCTGCATTAGCACATGCCTGTGTTTTAGTTTTGTAAAAGGAATGTTTCCCAGAGATAAAAGAGCGTTTTTGAATGATACCTGATCCTGTTTTCAAAGATATATGTTTGACAAATCAAAGATATAGGAATGAACTTTCAAAGATATAGGAATGAAACTTCAAAGATATATGATTGGAAAGCCAAAGATATAGGATTGAAAACGGATGGATATCTGTATTTCTGTACGCTCTTTTAGGGTGCTTAAGGTGGCCCGATGCAGTCGAACAGCAGAGAGATTTGTTTGGAACTGAACCGTCGTTGCCCTTTTTGCCATCCTGTCTCATGCAGACGGGGAATAAGGTTAGGATGCCTTAGCATCCAGCGAAGCAGCTGTTTGGTGGCAGCCGAAAGCGAAAGAGTGGGTGAGTACAATTGGCTGAGTTCAGACAACGAGTAACTCTTGACAGGAATTTCTTCTGTGTTTTTCATCCGTATTTTGATTGCGATTATCATAATCAAATATACGTATAATTATTTATATTGGCAAATTATTGAGGAGATATTTCGGAAATAAAAGTATCTTTTTTGCTGATTTCGGACATATTCTCCCATAAACTGCACTATCCGGACATAAGCGTCTGTTTCGCACAGGCAGTCAGTGTTAAAGGCTATCTTTGCATTGTTACGTAACGAAAAGATTTAATTAACACATAAAAAATAGATGCGTATGTCACTAAAATTATCACTTGAGCACCGGATGAATATAAGTCAAAGCACCCCTGCCACAATGATGCATCGTAGCAAAACGAAAGACCTGGAGTGTCATAATATGCCTGTCCAGGTGGCACGTATGACGAACTACAGGTCTAAACGAATCATATATTATTTTTCGTCGTTTACGTACTCCAGAATATCTCCCGGTTGGCAGTCCAGTGCTTTGCAAATTGCTTCTAAGGTGCTGAAACGAATTGCTTTTGCCTTTCCTGTCTTTAGGATAGAGAGGTTTGATAATGTAAGATCGACTCTTTCTGAAAGTTCATTCAGCGAAATTTTACGCTTTGCCATTATCACATCTAAGTTTACTATAATTGGCATGGCTTATACTGTTAAATCGTTTTCGTCTTGAATATCTACTCCTTTTTTAAAAATAGTCGCAATAATATAGATTACAGCTCCCATTAAAATAAATGCCTGACCGTCAGTCCAGAATCGGTTTATATTGTCGGTTACAAAACCATGATGCATTAAATATCTGGCAAACTGACTGGCAATGGAACTTAGCAGCCCAATTGAAAGAGTGTAATAGCTAATTAGTTTAATTTGTGTCGCAACAAAAGTGCTGAACGGTTTTGATAAATCCATTTTCTGCATTAGTCTGATTACTATGTAGAATAGGAAAGCTTTTAAAATCGAAATGGTTAGAATAAAACTGTAGATGCCGAAAAAAGCCGATCTACTGCTGTTATATATTTCAGATAAGTCCAGCTTTTCATAAAGATTCTGGACAAATTCAGGCTTATACAGACTGAAAAAGAAATTTACTATCAAGCCTCCAGCTTCAATGCTTAAGCCCACAAATATGAGCCAGGCCACAATATATAAGCCCCAAAATACGAAGTTATTTGTTTTTGACATGTTGTTTAAAGTTATATTCTTTTTTAACGTCGTTCATGTAAAGATTCGCTATAATTGATATGACTTATATGGTTAAGTCATTTTCGGATTTCATATCAATGGCATTTTGCAAGAGTTTTTCAAATATTGCCGTAGCAGTTGCAACAACGATCGAAACAAAGGTCGTCACAATACAAATGGCAAGAAAGCCTGCAGGATCGTCTTCTTTGCTGTGAAATATCTTTATATAAACTCCGGCAGCCACAATTAAAGTACCGAGTATGATAGCACAAAACTTTATGCCCTTTAAAGCCTTTACGGATTCCGGCGAGAAGATTTTATTCTGTCCGATATATCCAAGTAACCGGAACGCCTTATACAGCGCAACAAAGAAAGCGATGGATGCGGCATATCCATACAAGATAAATGGGTCAGTGTAAATACTGAGCAAGTCTAAGTTTGTAGCTCTTCCCTCAGTTAACGGAACCCGAATCAAAATAACAAGTGCCAGTATGCCGATCAGCACGACTACAGCCTGAAGAAATACGGTTGAAATTGTTTTCATAATGATTCCACGATTTATATTTTGATGCAAACATAGTAAATGTTTATTGATAAACAATAAATATTAATTGTTATTTGAATAATATTTTATGTAAATCACTATTGAAGATGTATAATGACAACTGTAAAGTGTTGTTATTTATAATAAAGATGAACCTTTTTTGTAATCAATATGTTTAATACTTAGATTTGTAAATAAACACTTGCTATTCAGCTTTTTTTGAGCAGCAAGTATGAAATCCAAATCTTGTTTTTATTTTATACGAACATAAGTTAGAGAACGCTATTTAGATGAAGAAATAAGGTCTGGTTCGGGAGAGTCGGACTTTTTAATTATGTGTTTTACAACATTGTGTAATAGGTTGCAAAAGAGAGATTCAAGTTCTACCTTTGCATCTAGACAAACAAAATATGTTTAAATTTAATTTTTCATTTTTTTATTATAAGAAAGTCCGGCCCGTGAGTGTCGGACTTTTTGTTTCCCGTAAATTCAAACCTTAGTAAATACGGCCGTACGAAGGATGAGAGCAGAAGATTAATCCGATTAATCTTCCAGATATCCAAACTTTCCGTGATTCAGATCGTCGAATGCCTGCATAATCTCCTGTTTGGTATTCATAACGAATGGCCCGTAGGCTACAATGGGCTCATGGAGTGGTTTCCCGCTCATTATTAGCACAACCGTGTCTGGTTCTGTGGCTTCAACCGTAAATACTTCTCCTTTATTCTCAAATTTTACGAAGTTGTTTTCCGGCACATCTATTTCGTTAGCTAATATACTTCCCTGTACTACAAGTAAGGCTGTATTGTAGTTTTCGGGGAAAGAAAACGTAGCCTTGCCTCCAAGATTAAGGCGCGCGTTCATCAAGCTGATGGGCGAATGGGTATGGGCCGGACCCTCAACATCGTTGTATTTTCCGGCAATTACCTCCACAAATCCGCTGTTTCCGGGTAGTATGTACCTGCCCATCGTTTCGTTTGGAATGGCCTGATAGCCCGGAGCCGACATCTTATCAGCCTTCGGAAGGTTGGTCCACAGCTGTACCATCTGGAATGTACCCCCTTGTCGTGACCATTCTTTTTCGTAATACTCCTTATGAAGCACGCCCGATGCAGCCGTCATCCACTGTACATCGCCTGTGCCTATAATGCCTCCGTTGCCGGCACTATCGTGGTGTTGCACTTTGCCGTTGTAGGCTATGGTTACCGTTTCGAAGCCACGGTGTGGATGTACACCCACGCCTCGGGGTGTGTCTGAGGGTGTAACCTCCATCTTTGCATTATAGTCGAGCAATATGAACGGATCCATATCTTTCATCTCCAATCCCGGTATGCCGGGGATAAAGTTATGTACCTTAAATCCATCACCTACCCAATGGGTCTCTTGCGGATGCGTTACAAATGCAATTTTCTTATAGTTCATCTTTTATCTCCTTTCATTTTATAATCTGTACTTCTGCTAAACTTTATGATTTTTTTGGGGGCACTAACAATACCTGGATATTTTATATTGGTTATTAGTGAGCCTCTCTAACCTAAAAAGTTGTTTTGATAAATATGTGATTATTACTCATTCTGCGTTTCGTTCCTTATGAAGGAGAGGGCGCCGGACGGACAATTGTTAATCTGATCTATCAACTCTGCGGTTGTAGCGTTTTCTGGCTTTATCCACGGTCGTTCCTGCGGATTATATACCTTTGGCAACATACGTACACAAATACCGGAATGAATACATTTTTCCGGTTTCCATACAACAGTAATTTCACCGTTATAATACTTTTTTGTAGTCATAATCTATAAAGTTTGAGTATTGAATACTTTCGTAAATGTAATAATTTAAAGTTGATTACTTCTGATTAAAAGCAATTGATTTTAATAACATAAAAAGAGGATGAATCATCTTTTATTGATTCACCCTCTTGCAAATTAAGCTTTGAAATTTTAAAAAATATCCAGCTCTGCGATGCTTGCCTCGTTCTTTCCTGCTGCAATTTCGGATACATCTATGCGTAGGTAGCGGGCTTTTACGGATGCTGGCAGGTAGTAATAGCGTTTGGTGGGGTCGTTAATGAGGTTGCCAAATGCAAAACGACCGGCCTCTTTCCATGTTTTCCCATCGTTGCTTACCTGAACGACTCCTTTGGAAATCATGCCTTCCGCATTTTCTTTCTGGGGTGTATAGGCAATGCCGGTAATGGTTTGGGTACGGCTTAAATCTACTGCAAGATAGTGTTTGCCTGAGGCTTTGGCAGACCAATAGGTTTCCGGCTTTTCGTCGAAGGCCAAAACTGCAGCATGTTTTTCGCTTTCGCTGCTTGCCTGCAATAGCTTCCATTCCTTTTTTATAAAGCCATAGCGTTCTGTGTGTACCGTGCCGGTAAGGTTGTTTAGTATGGCAACGGCTTTAAGCTGACCTGCGTCCATTCTAAAAGGTTCCTTATATTGTTCCGACTTATCCGTTGGTTCTGTCCCGTCTGTTGTGTAATAAATCTTGTAGCCTGCATTCAGGTTCGAAGCAATGTTTTCGCCATGGGCATTCCAGTTAAATTCGTGTTGTACAGGTTGGATGGTTACCATGCCCTGATAGTCTCTGTGAGATGTTACCTGAGGCGGACGGGTATCGTAATAGTGTGCGGATATATTACTGATGGCCGGCGTAAAGCGAACCTGAGGGAAGCGTACCCGTAGTTTATTGGTCGTAACCTGTGGAAAGCGTAAAATACGTTTGTATCCGATGTTGGTTCCGTGGGCAATTTCTTTCCAGCCACCGTCAATGTATGCTTCCAGGGTATGTTGCTCTACACGCTCGCCATGGGTGGCAACGGCTTCCTGAATAAGGAACCGGTTGATGGTTATAGGGGTGGGGGTGGTTAGTACGATTTCCCTAGGGTCCTTATCCAGGAACAGGTAGGTGTTGGGATTGTTGTCAAGCACCTGTTGCGGACCGCCCGCATTGGCCAGTAAATTGAGGTTGTAGGTATCGCGGATACGCTGACCGGTTTCGTTGAGCACTTTAGTATCGGCTGGCGAGAATTTGCCTTCGCGGTTGGGCGGAATGTTAAGCAGGAAGGTCGAATTTCCGCCTACAGCCCGTTCGTAGATGTCGAATACATCGTCTGTACTGCGCACCCTTTGATGGGTATCGTCGCGGTAAAACCAGCCTTCGCGAATGGACGTGTTTGTTTCTGCCTGTTGGTAGTGCAGGTACTTACCTTTGTACAGTTGTTCGCGGCTACCAAGGTCGCGGTCGGTAAGGTCGGAGAACTGAGTCATCGTATTGGGGTTATCCTGATACGGTATAACGTTCCACTCGGTTTTGCGTGTGTTGCCGGATTCGTTGCCGCACCAGCGTACATCTTCGCGGCCAAAAATTACGGCCTGGGGTGCCAGTTTATGAATCAGCTCTTTCCATGCCGGATAGTTATAGGTTTGTCCGCCTTTGGTTTTGGGGTGGGCTCCGTCGAACCATACTTCATGTATGGGACCGTATTCGGTCAGAATCTCGAACAACTGATTCAGGAAGTATTCGTTATAGTCGTCCACCTCAAACTGAAACGTTGTTTTATTACTGAACGGTCTGCCTTCTACCTGCCGGGGTATGGTGCGTTTGGTATATTTACTCAGGTTGCCGTACAGTCCCCGGGGATGCTCGATCTGAAACAGATCGGCCGGCGAGAGGTAAACTCCCAGCTTCAGTCCGTACTTACGGCACGATTCCGATAGGTCTTTCAGTACATCGCCTTTGCCGTTACGGAAGTTGGAACTCATTATGCCGTGGGTTGTATAGCGGCTTTGCCACAACACAAATCCGTCGTGGTGCTTAACGGTAAGTATCACCATCTTCATGCCGGCTGCTTTAATGGCTTCGCACCATTGGTCGGTATCCAGCTCTTTGAGATCAAATACCTTTGGATCTTCCATCCCGTTTCCCCATTCCATACGTGTAAAGGTATTGGGCCCAAAATGAATAAAGGCAATAAATTCGTTGTGCAGGGCACTTAGCTGATTGGCTGTTGGAACTACATGGGATGCCTTTTCGATGATGGTTTCTTTGCTGTCTGAGGCTTCTATTTTTATTGTGTTTCGTACAGGCATGGTAATACCGGACGAGTCGGCCGTTGATCCATAGCACGATATGCCATGGGTTAAAGCGGCGGTTGCCAGAAGCAACATCGTTGTTCTTTTCTTCATTCTATGATTCTTTAGGGTGTTATACTGTATAATTTATTTGTTACTGTTCAATTACATACCAGGTGTATCCGTTGGCTGGAATGGTTACTTTAAGCTCGATGGTATAGTTTCTGTCCAGCCTGTAAGTAACCGGTTTGCCCTCTTGCTCGCGTACACGGGCTGTTTGGGTAAGTCCGCTGTAATACAAGGGCAGCTGTATGGTTCGTACCATTACGGTGTCGGTTGGATTGTAAAACATGGCAAAGCCCTTCTCTTTTAAGTTGGGATTTACATGCATTAGTCCGTCCCAGTCGCGAGCATCGGGACGCCGTAAATGTATGATATCGCTGTTTAGGATATTCCGGTATTTTTTATACCATTGTATCACCTCTGTTACCATTTCTTTGGTTTGAGGTGTGTCGTATAACCGTGGACCGCGATAACAGGCCTGTACCCCGGCGCCGTAGTTTTGTATCATGTGTGTCTTGTACTCATACAGATGCTCACTGAGGGGTTCGAGCGTGGCTTCGGCACCGCCGCCCTGTATTCTACCAAAGGAACAAAGCTCCAACATGCCGATGCCATACGGTCCCATGTGCCGTCGTAATTAAGCTGGCGGGCGTGGATAATCTGTCTGTCGCGCGGAAGCGACCAGTTGGCTTCGCGGTATCCGATACCTGTTTTGTTTGTTCCGTTCAGGAAGTAGAAGTCGGGTACATTCATGTAGATACCCTCTGCACGCATCCATTTGTAGAGGTCAGTAATTTTATGGAACTGGTTCCATTGCGAATCTTCCAGCCCCTTATGATGGGTGTGAGTGGTAGAGGCACATACATCGCCCGGGTACGAGCCGTCGTGCTCAAAACAGCGCATTCCGGTTTTTTGAAAGAATGTTTTAATCTTATCGAAGTATTCGTAACCCCAATCACTGCACAAACAGGGAGCACTGCCAAAGCGCATGCCTCCACGTTTGCCCGTTTTAGGATTTATCACATCCACCTCGTCGCTTATCCATCGGCTCGACAATAAGGAGTAGCACCCCAGTTCGATATTTTTGCTTCGTCCATAATCTACCAGCGCCTTGTATTTGGCCAGATTGGCTTCTGAAACGTCTTCTGCATTGAGTCCGGATCCGAAGCTTATAATCACCATCTCGTATCCTGTCTCGGCACACTGATCGATGGCGGTACGGATAACGGAGGGATCGGACGAGGTAAGATGCATGA
This window contains:
- a CDS encoding alpha-L-fucosidase; this encodes MKKRTTMLLLATAALTHGISCYGSTADSSGITMPVRNTIKIEASDSKETIIEKASHVVPTANQLSALHNEFIAFIHFGPNTFTRMEWGNGMEDPKVFDLKELDTDQWCEAIKAAGMKMVILTVKHHDGFVLWQSRYTTHGIMSSNFRNGKGDVLKDLSESCRKYGLKLGVYLSPADLFQIEHPRGLYGNLSKYTKRTIPRQVEGRPFSNKTTFQFEVDDYNEYFLNQLFEILTEYGPIHEVWFDGAHPKTKGGQTYNYPAWKELIHKLAPQAVIFGREDVRWCGNESGNTRKTEWNVIPYQDNPNTMTQFSDLTDRDLGSREQLYKGKYLHYQQAETNTSIREGWFYRDDTHQRVRSTDDVFDIYERAVGGNSTFLLNIPPNREGKFSPADTKVLNETGQRIRDTYNLNLLANAGGPQQVLDNNPNTYLFLDKDPREIVLTTPTPITINRFLIQEAVATHGERVEQHTLEAYIDGGWKEIAHGTNIGYKRILRFPQVTTNKLRVRFPQVRFTPAISNISAHYYDTRPPQVTSHRDYQGMVTIQPVQHEFNWNAHGENIASNLNAGYKIYYTTDGTEPTDKSEQYKEPFRMDAGQLKAVAILNNLTGTVHTERYGFIKKEWKLLQASSESEKHAAVLAFDEKPETYWSAKASGKHYLAVDLSRTQTITGIAYTPQKENAEGMISKGVVQVSNDGKTWKEAGRFAFGNLINDPTKRYYYLPASVKARYLRIDVSEIAAGKNEASIAELDIF
- a CDS encoding pirin family protein, which codes for MNYKKIAFVTHPQETHWVGDGFKVHNFIPGIPGLEMKDMDPFILLDYNAKMEVTPSDTPRGVGVHPHRGFETVTIAYNGKVQHHDSAGNGGIIGTGDVQWMTAASGVLHKEYYEKEWSRQGGTFQMVQLWTNLPKADKMSAPGYQAIPNETMGRYILPGNSGFVEVIAGKYNDVEGPAHTHSPISLMNARLNLGGKATFSFPENYNTALLVVQGSILANEIDVPENNFVKFENKGEVFTVEATEPDTVVLIMSGKPLHEPIVAYGPFVMNTKQEIMQAFDDLNHGKFGYLED
- a CDS encoding helix-turn-helix domain-containing protein, with product MPIIVNLDVIMAKRKISLNELSERVDLTLSNLSILKTGKAKAIRFSTLEAICKALDCQPGDILEYVNDEK
- a CDS encoding DUF4248 domain-containing protein, with protein sequence MKNTEEIPVKSYSLSELSQLYSPTLSLSAATKQLLRWMLRHPNLIPRLHETGWQKGQRRFSSKQISLLFDCIGPP
- a CDS encoding DUF2975 domain-containing protein — encoded protein: MKTISTVFLQAVVVLIGILALVILIRVPLTEGRATNLDLLSIYTDPFILYGYAASIAFFVALYKAFRLLGYIGQNKIFSPESVKALKGIKFCAIILGTLIVAAGVYIKIFHSKEDDPAGFLAICIVTTFVSIVVATATAIFEKLLQNAIDMKSENDLTI
- a CDS encoding (4Fe-4S)-binding protein; its protein translation is MTTKKYYNGEITVVWKPEKCIHSGICVRMLPKVYNPQERPWIKPENATTAELIDQINNCPSGALSFIRNETQNE
- a CDS encoding DUF2975 domain-containing protein encodes the protein MSKTNNFVFWGLYIVAWLIFVGLSIEAGGLIVNFFFSLYKPEFVQNLYEKLDLSEIYNSSRSAFFGIYSFILTISILKAFLFYIVIRLMQKMDLSKPFSTFVATQIKLISYYTLSIGLLSSIASQFARYLMHHGFVTDNINRFWTDGQAFILMGAVIYIIATIFKKGVDIQDENDLTV
- a CDS encoding VOC family protein; this encodes MKLTSYLVFNGQAEEAANFYADVLGGKIDNLYRYESMPPTPEMPVPEECKQMILHCCIAFPGGSMAMADSLPHDKRNFGNRGHMLTLACDSTAQTEEVYAKLTQGAQKIECPLTETFFAKQYAEVIDRYGVLWAIMYSEE